The following coding sequences lie in one Glycine soja cultivar W05 chromosome 16, ASM419377v2, whole genome shotgun sequence genomic window:
- the LOC114391282 gene encoding probable beta-1,4-xylosyltransferase IRX14, translated as MKLSSLQQSYLNRRSNSFRGSLPLDSSGEVSGKSPAARTFWLLLHAACCLVSVVIGFRFSRLVFLFLFSAASRGGGGEISAPFVVHSTLATASPIAKSITATPANPTAAGSRVVVGRHGIRVRPWPHPNPEEVMKAHRIIERVQREQRTLFGVKMPKTVIAVTPTHVRTFQKLHLSGVMHSLMLAPYEVVWIVVEAGQVTNKTASIIAKSGLRTIHVGFNHRMPISWNDRHKLEARMRLHALRIVRKERLDGIVMFADDSNMHSMELFDEIQSVKWIGAVSVGILVHSGGADESSTLQGEEEAPPMPVQGPACNATNNLVGWHTFNKLRYAGKSAVYIDDLAPVLPRKLEWAGFVLNSRLLWKDLDDKPDWIKDLKELDGIDEDIESPLSLLRETYVVEPLGSCGRQVLLWWLRVEARTDSKFPAQWVIDPPLDITVPSKRTPWPDAPPQLPTNEKELLGTQDQTTKHSTKTRTSRSRRTRSKRKHDAKVIGVQVSTHSEKN; from the exons ATGAAGCTCTCGTCGTTGCAGCAGAGCTACCTCAACCGCCGGAGCAACAGCTTCAGAGGATCGCTGCCGTTGGACTCCTCCGGCGAAGTCTCCGGCAAGTCTCCGGCGGCGAGAACCTTCTGGCTCCTCCTCCACGCCGCGTGCTGCCTCGTCAGCGTCGTCATCGGCTTCCGCTTCTCCCGCCTCGTCTTCCTGTTCCTCTTCTCCGCTGCCTCccgcggcggcggcggcgaaATCTCCGCTCCATTCGTCGTGCATTCCACCCTCGCCACCGCCAGCCCGATCGCGAAGAGCATCACGGCGACTCCGGCGAACCCTACCGCCGCCGGCAGCCGTGTGGTGGTCGGACGGCACGGGATCCGAGTCCGGCCGTGGCCGCATCCGAATCCGGAGGAGGTGATGAAGGCGCACCGCATAATCGAGAGAGTCCAGAGGGAGCAGAGGACGCTGTTCGGAGTGAAAATGCCGAAAACGGTTATTGCAGTCACGCCGACGCACGTGCGCACGTTCCAGAAGCTTCACTTGAGCGGCGTCATGCACTCGCTCATGCTCGCGCCGTACGAAGTCGTTTGGATCGTCGTGGAGGCCGGACAAGTCACCAATAAGACCGCTTCCATTATAGCCAAGTCAGGACTCAGAACCATCCACGTTGGCTTCAATCACCGAATGCCGATTTCATGGAACGATAGACACAAATTGGAGGCTCGAATGCGCCTTCATGCTTTAAG GATTGTGAGAAAAGAGAGGCTGGATGGAATTGTGATGTTTGCGGATGATAGCAATATGCATAGCATGGAGCTGTTTGATGAGATTCAAAGTGTGAAGTGGATAGGGGCAGTTTCGGTAGGGATTCTTGTCCATTCAGGTGGTGCAGATGAATCTTCGACCCTACAGGGTGAGGAGGAGGCCCCGCCAATGCCAGTGCAAGGTCCTGCTTGTAATGCGACCAATAATTTGGTTGGGTGGCATACCTTTAATAAGTTGCGATATGCTGGCAAAAGTGCAGTTTACATAGATGATCTGGCACCTGTGCTGCCCAGAAAGCTTGAGTGGGCTGGGTTTGTGTTGAATTCCAGGTTGCTTTGGAAGGATCTTGATGATAAGCCGGACTGGATTAAGGATCTTAAAGAGTTAGATGGGATTGATGAGGATATAGAGAGTCCACTGTCTCTGCTCAGGGAGACTTATGTGGTTGAACCACTTGGTAGTTGTGGACGCCAGGTTTTGCTTTGGTGGCTGCGGGTTGAAGCTCGCACAGACAGCAAATTCCCTGCCCA ATGGGTAATCGACCCTCCTCTGGACATCACAGTCCCATCAAAACGCACTCCATGGCCAGATGCTCCTCCTCAGCTCCCAACCAATGAAAAAGAGCTACTTGGCACACAAGATCAGACGACCAAGCATTCTACAAAGACTAGAACATCTAGATCGAGGCGCACTCGAAGTAAGAGAAAGCATGATGCCAAAGTGATAGGTGTGCAAGTCTCTACACATTCTGAAAAAAACTGA
- the LOC114389708 gene encoding cysteine proteinase COT44-like: MASIITLVTSTLLFLSFTLSCAIDTSTITNYTDNEVMTMYEEWLVKHQKVYNGLREKDKRFQVFKDNLGFIQEHNNNQNNTYKLGLNQFADMTNEEYRVMYFGTKSDAKRRLMKTKSTGHRYAYSAGDRLPVHVDWRVKGAVAPIKDQGSCGSCWAFSTVATVEAINKIVTGKFVSLSEQELVDCDRAYNEGCNGGLMDYAFEFIIQNGGIDTDKDYPYRGFDGICDPTKKNAKVVNIDGFEDVPPYDENALKKAVAHQPVSIAIEASGRDLQLYQSGVFTGKCGTSLDHGVVVVGYGSENGVDYWLVRNSWGTGWGEDGYFKMQRNVRTPTGKCGITMEASYPVKNGLISANSVYESNEVYVSSA, translated from the exons ATGGCTTCAATAATAACCTTGGTGACATCCACCttgctctttctttctttcactttGTCATGTGCTATTGACACCTCCACCATCACCAACTACACCGACAATGAGGTCATGACCATGTACGAGGAGTGGTTGGTGAAGCACCAAAAGGTGTACAATGGGTTGAGAGAGAAGGACAAGAGGTTCCAAGTTTTCAAAGACAACTTGGGGTTCATACAAGAGCACAACAACAACCAGAACAACACTTACAAACTTGGGTTGAACCAGTTTGCTGACATGACAAATGAGGAATACCGTGTCATGTATTTTGGCACCAAGAGTGATGCCAAACGCAGGCTCATGAAAACCAAGAGCACCGGTCACCGCTACGCGTACAGTGCCGGTGACCGGTTGCCGGTGCACGTGGATTGGAGGGTGAAGGGTGCAGTTGCTCCAATCAAAGATCAGGGAAGTTGTG GAAGTTGTTGGGCGTTCTCAACGGTGGCCACAGTGGAAGCAATAAACAAGATAGTGACAGGGAAGTTTGTGTCCTTATCTGAACAAGAACTTGTGGACTGTGACAGAGCCTACAATGAAGGATGCAATGGTGGCCTTATGGACTATGCATTCGAATTCATCATTCAAAATGGAGGCATTGACACAGACAAAGATTACCCATACCGTGGCTTTGATGGCATCTGTGATCCAACTAAG AAAAATGCAAAGGTTGTGAACATTGATGGGTTCGAGGATGTTCCACCGTATGATGAGAATGCCTTGAAGAAAGCTGTCGCTCATCAACCCGTAAGCATTGCTATTGAAGCCTCTGGCAGAGATTTGCAACTTTATCAATCG ggTGTATTTACTGGTAAATGTGGGACAAGTTTAGACCATGGTGTGGTTGTTGTTGGATATGGCTCTGAAAATGGTGTGGATTACTGGCTGGTGAGGAATTCATGGGGCACTGGATGGGGTGAGGATGGCTATTTCAAGATGCAACGCAATGTGAGAACCCCCACGGGCAAGTGTGGAATTACAATGGAGGCCTCCTACCCAGTGAAGAATGGTTTAATCTCTGCTAATTCAGTTTATGAAAGCAATGAGGTGTATGTTAGCAGTGCTTGA